A stretch of the Dichotomicrobium thermohalophilum genome encodes the following:
- a CDS encoding DUF4399 domain-containing protein has product MKYAVIFALGLVFGNAASALERTPAPEGAEVYIVEPEDGAQVKSPVTVVFGLKGMGVAPAGVDKEGTGHHHLIVDAPLPPMNEGIPADENHIHFGGGQTETTVELEPGEHTLQMILGDKNHVPHEPPVTSDRITITVVE; this is encoded by the coding sequence ATGAAATACGCGGTGATTTTCGCCCTCGGGCTGGTGTTTGGTAACGCCGCCAGCGCGCTGGAGCGTACGCCCGCGCCGGAAGGCGCCGAGGTCTACATCGTTGAGCCGGAGGACGGGGCGCAGGTGAAAAGCCCCGTCACGGTCGTTTTTGGGCTCAAGGGTATGGGCGTCGCGCCCGCCGGCGTGGATAAGGAAGGCACAGGGCATCATCATTTGATCGTCGATGCACCGCTGCCGCCGATGAATGAGGGTATCCCGGCGGATGAAAACCACATTCATTTCGGCGGCGGCCAGACGGAGACAACAGTGGAGCTGGAACCGGGCGAGCACACGCTTCAGATGATCCTCGGCGACAAGAATCACGTGCCACATGAGCCGCCGGTCACGTCGGATCGCATCACGATCACGGTTGTGGAGTAA